The genome window CGGGGCGGTGGCTGAGATGGCCGACAGCGGCAGTATCGGCGACTACCGCGAGCTCGCGGCCTGGCAGTGGACGGACAGCGACGGCATCACCATCCGCGGCCGCCGTCGCGAGGCCGCCGACGGTGCGGCGACGCTGCACTGGCTGTCCGGCAATGGCTTCTGCGGCGGTGTCTACTGGCCCTTTCTGCGCCAGCTGGATGCGCGCTTCGGGCTGATCACGCACGACATGGGCGGCCACGGCGAGTCGGATCCCGTGGAGCAGTTCGTCGGCGTATCGCGGACGGTGGAGCGCGTGCAGGCCGGTTTCGGGCAGCTGGCGCCGTCCAAGCCGCGCGTGGCCATCGGTCACAGCTTCGGCGCCGCGCTGTCGCTGCGCAGCGTGGCGCGTGGCCTCATCGACTGCGATGCGCTGGTGCTGCTGGATCCCATCATCCTGCCGACGCGCTACTGGCTGGCCACCAAGGCCAGCGGCAAGCTCCGTCGCAACCCCATGGCGCAGGCCGCGCGCCGGCGCCGGGCCGTCTGGGAGAGCGCCGACGCGGCGCGCGAGCGTCTGCGCGGCCGCGGCATCTACAAGGGCTGGCGCGACGAGGCGCTGGATGCCTTCATCAGCCACGCCACCTGCGATACGGCGGAGGGGCGCGCGCTGGTCTGCGCCCCCGAGCTGGAGGCGCAGATCTTCGAGAATCCGCTCTATCTCTGGCGCGACATTCCGAAGCTGGATGTGCCCACGCTCTATGTCTACGGCGAGAAGAGCTACTTCTTCCTGGCGCCCTCGGCGCGGCGGGTTCGGAAGCGGCATGCGCAGACCACGGTCCAAGCCCTGCCCGGTGGGCACTGCTTCATGCTGGAGGATCCGGAGAGCAGCGCGCAGTTCGTGAGCGACTGGCTGGGCGAGGTGCTGCCCTCGGGCTAAAGCCCGGTCCGCGGTCCCCGGCGGCTCGAACATCGGGCCGGTCTTCTCCCTGTCCACCGCGTCGCGCCGCTTGCTGAATTTCTCCGAGTGACGGGCCGTCACGAGGCTGTCATCTTGGGCGGCAAGAATCCCGCGCCGCCCGTTGCCAGAGCTATCCATGACCGTACGCCAAGCCATTCCCCTCAGTCGCCGCCGCCTGCTACAGGGCGCCGCGGCCAGCGCCTCCGTCGCCGCCTTCGCCCAGGCGCTGTCCGGTTGTAGTAGCGACGGCGGAATCGATACCGGAACGGGTGGCGGGGACGGCCCGTCGCTGGCGCGCCTTGGTCCGCTGCAGGAAGCGGACGAGAACGGCTTGATGCTGCCGGAGGGCTTCACCGCCACGGCCATCGCCACTGCCAACCGGCTGGTGCCGGGTACGAATCTGCTGTGGCATACCGATCCCGACGGCGGCGCCACCTACGCCACTGACGACGGTGGCTGGATCTACGTCTGCAACCGCGAGTTCCTGCCCGGCGGCGTCAACGCGCTGCGTTTCAACGCCGAGGGCGAGGTGGTCGACGGCTACAACATCCTCTCGGGTTTACGCAGCCGCATCAATTGCGCCGGCGGCAAGACGCCCTGGAACACCTGGCTGTCGGGTGAGGAATACGGCCTTGGCAATCTCTGGGAGTGCGATCCCTTCGGTGAGGAAGGCGCCACGCGCCTGCGTGCGCTGGGCACCTTCAAGCACGAGGCCGCGGCGGTCGACCCCGCCACCAATATCGTCTACGAGACCGAGGACGAGTCCGACGGTCGCTTCTATCGCTTCATTCCGGACAGCCCCAATGTCGGTGGGCGGCCGGATTTGTCGAGCGGGCGGCTGCAGGTCATGCGCGTGCTGATCGACGTCGACACCCTCGGTTCGCCGGAGCGCGACGTGACCTCGAAGCCTTTCGCCGTGGACTGGCTGGATGTGCCGAACCCGAATCCGGTGCTTGGCGGCGTGCTCGTCGGCGCGCCGACGCGCGAACAGGTGCCGGAATCGACGCGCTTCCGTGGCGGCGAGGGCATCTGGTATCACAACGGCCAGATCTTTTTCACGACCAAGAGCGACCGCCGCGTCTGGGCGCACGATATTGCCTCGGAAAGCGTCCGCGTCATCTACGACGACGACTGGTTCGAAGACCCCATTCTCGACTCCGTGGACAACATCGTTGTCACGCCGGGCGGCGACGTCGTGGTGGCCGAGGACAAGACGGGCGAGCAGGACATGGTCGCCATTCGCCCGAATGGCGAGCTCGTGCACATGCTGCGGCTGACGGGTCATGACGCCAGCGAGCTCACCGGCCCGGCCTTTTCACCGGACGGTCGACACTTCTTCTTCAACTCGCAGCGCGGCACCAGCGCCAGCGGGCCGGGGCAGGGGGGTATCACCTATCGCGTATCCGGCCTCTGGTTCGGCTGAGCCTCGGCCCTCTCCCCGGCCCCTCTCCCTGGGGGAGAGGGGGTCTCTCTAGGGCGATTGCGCCCCGTCCCCCTCTCCCGCTTGCGGCAGAGCGGTCCGGTCCGGGGCAGGGGGGCAGACCTTCCGAGTCAGTCGACCGTGGTTCGGCTGAGCCTCTGCCCTCTCCCTTGCCCCTCTTCCTGAGGGAGAGGGGTTCTCTCTACGGTGATTGCGCCACGTTCCCCTCTCCCGCTTGCGGGAGAGGGGTTAGGGGAGAGGGCAGAGGGCGAGGGGCGCCGCAGCGCCGCCTTCAGGCCTTCAGCCCCCGGCAGCGCGCCGGAACAGCCGCCGCAGCCTGCCCGGCCCGTAGCCGTGCACGCGCTTGAAGGCCTTCCGGAAGGCGGCTTCGGTCTGGTAGCCGACTTCCTCCATGACGCCGGCAACGCTGGCGCGCGGGTCGCGCAGCATGCGCTCGGCCTGGACCATGCGCCAGCGCGTCAGATAGTCGATGGGGGTGCTGCCGACGACCTCGTTGAAGCGCTGCGCGAAGACGCTGCGTGACATCGCGGCCTCGCTCGCCAGACGCTCCAGGGTCCAGCTCTCTGCCGGTCGCTGATGCATGGCGTCCAGCGCTTTGCGCAGCCTGGGATCTGCCAGTGCCGCGATCAGCCCACGCTGCTCGGCGCCGGAGAAGTAGACGTGGTGGCGCACGACCATGACAAAGAGCGTGTCGGCCAGCCGGTCGAGCACGGGCGCGTGGCCCGGGTCGTGGGTTTCCACTTCGATGAGCATCAGTCGCGCCAGATGCTTGAGTCGGTCGCCGGCGTCTGCGGCGCGGATCACTACCGTCTCCGGCAGTGCATCCAGGATGGGGTTGCGGCGCCCGGAATCAAAGTCAAAGTGCCCGCAGAGCAGCGAAGTGAACACGCCATCGCCGTCCTGCGTCTGGCGCATGCCGCGGTCGTCCGGTGGCTCGTCGTTCGGCCGCAGCACGTGCCAGCTGTCGTGCGGCAGAACGATCAGGTCACCCGCATGCAGCTGTATCGGCTCACCCTGCGTCAGGTGCACCCAGCAGCTGCCGCTGCCGAGGAGGTGGAAGCCTGCGTTTCCATCACCGGCGGTGCCGAATTGATAGTCGCCGCAGACCGAGGGGTGCTCGTAAATGCCCGCGCGCAGGTTATAAGCGCGCAGGATCGTCGAGAGAAGATCCTCTGCCGGGCGATGCGCAACAGCCGCTTGGGTGTCGTCAGCCATGGCGGGATATTGCCTCATCTACTGCGCGCCGAGGGCATGCGGCATGGCGCTGAGTGTCAGGGACGGACGCGCGGACATGGATGCGAGTCGCCAGCCACTGTGCAAGGCCCGCTCGCGGCACTAAATTGCTGTGCATGCCCACAGCAAAAGCGTGCCAATGACGTTACTCCGGAAGCTGCAGTCCCTGCCGGATGCCACGCGCGGTCTCGATTTTCTCGCGCCGCTGGCGCTGCGTCTCTATCTGGCGCCGGTGTTCTGGATGGCGGGTACCAACAAGCTCGACGGCTTGTTGCCCAACGAGAATGCCGTGGCCTGGTTCGGCAACCCGGATTGGGGGCTGGGGCTTCCGGCGCCCTTCCTGATGGCCTTTCTGGCCGCCTGGACGGAGGTGCTCGGCGCGCTCGCCCTGCTCGTTGGTCTGGCGGTGCGCTGGTTCGCCATGCCGCTGATGGCGGTGATGCTGGTGGCGGCCTTCGCCGTGCACTGGGAGAACGGCTGGCAGGCCGTGGCCGATCCCGCGCTGTGTCTATTCAACTGCGAGGCCGCGCAGGAAGCGGTCACGCGTCTCGACGCAGCCAAGAGCATCCTGCGCGAGCACGGCAATTACAGCTGGCTCACTGGGCAAGGGAATTTCGTCATCAGCAATAACGGCATAGAGTGGGCGGCAACCTACTTTGCGATGCTGCTGAGTCTCTTCTTCATGGGTGCCGGCCGCTATCTGAGTGTCGATTACTACATCCGCAAGTCCGTGGGGCACGTATCTGAGTATTAGAAGCTGCTCCAGCAGACGTTTTATCGAGGCAGACCCTCGTTTCACCATCAACAGGAGCAACATCATGAGCAACAAGACGCATTCCCGCCTTTCGAGCTTCGCCGCCACCGTCGGCGGTGCCGCATTCCTGGCCAGCACGGCAGCATCCGCCGGCGTGAGCTTCCAGTCCACCGAGCTCGGCAGCGGCTATCAGAACGGCAGCGCGCCCATCGAACTCGCGGATGCCCACGGCAAGTCCGGCGAGGGCAAGTGCGGTGAAGGCAAATGCGGCGAGTCCAAGGGCCACGACAAGGGTGCCGAAGGCAAGTGCGGTGAAGGTAAGTGTGGCGAATCCAAGGGCGCCGACAAGAAGAGCGGTGAAGGCAAGTGCGGCGAGGGCAAGTGCGGCAGCTGATGCCTAAGTCGTTACATCACGCCTCCGTGCAGGGCACGGGGGTAGGTCTGCGGCGGGCCCTTATGGGCCCGCTGGCAGACGCTACAACCGATGCGCCGGCCTTTCTCGAGACCGCGCCGGAAAACTGGATGGGCATCGGTGGCGCGCTGGGACGCAAGTTCCGCAGCTTTACCGAGCGCTATCCCTTCGTCACGCACGGGCTGTCGCTGGATATCGGCGGGCCGCGCGCGCTGGACGAGGGCCACGTTCGTGGCATCCGGGATTTCCTGGATACGCACGGTATCGCTGACTACAGCGAGCATCTTTCCTATACCGGCGATCACGGTCACCTCTACGACCTGATGCCAATCCCCTTTACCGAGGAGGCCGTGGACTACGTCGCCGCACGCGTGCGGCGGGTCCAGGAGCTTCTCGACCGGCGCATCGCGCTGGAGAACGTTTCCTACTACGCCGCACCGGGCGCCGACATGGCCGAGCACGAGTTCATCACGGCCGTGCTGGAGCGCGCGGACTGCGATCTGCTGCTCGACGTCAACAATGTTTTCGTCAACAGCATCAACGCCGGCTACGACCCGGTCGCCTTCCTGGACCGCCTGCCGCTGGAGCGGGTGCGCTATCTGCACGTCGCCGGGCACTGGACGGAGGACGACAACCTGCGCATCGACACACACGGCGCGCCAGTCTGCGACGAGGTCTTCGCCCTTCTGGACGCGGTCTACGCCCGTCTCGGGCCGGTGCCGACGCTGCTGGAGCGCGACTTCAACATCCCGCCCTGGCCGGAGCTGCATGCGGAGATGATGGCCATCGAGGCCCGCCGTCGCGCGGTGCTTCCCGAAGCTGAAAAACTGGCCCGCTAGACGCTGCCAGCGGCTTGCATTGTGCGCTGCACCACGGTACGGTGTCATCATCTGATGTCACTATCGTGTGGAGCCCATCATGGCCACCAATATCATGCCCGAGCGGCGCGATCTCGATTTCTCCCTGCCGGCCGAGCGCATCTCGGACTGGAACGGCGGCAGCGTCCATCTCTCCCAGTTCATGAACACCTTGTCGCTCTTCTTCCCGGAAGGCGAGCGCATGTTCATCGAGGCCGTCCGCGCTCAGCGCGACCGCATCACCGATCCCGAGCTGCGCAAGGCCGTGACGGCCTTCATCGGCCAGGAAGCCATGCACGGGCGCGAGCACGAGGCCTACAACGAGGCGATCTTTGCCGCCGTGCCCGCAGCCCATGGCATGGAGCGTTTCGTGAGCCGCTTCCTGATGCGGCTGCGAGGCCGGGCGTCGAACACCCATCTGCTCTCGGTCACCATCGCGCTGGAGCACTTCACCGCCATCATGGCGCATGGTCTGCTGAGCGAGCCGCGCATTCTGGAGAATGCCGAGCCGCACTTTGCGGCGATCTGGAACTGGCACGCGCTGGAGGAAACCGAGCACAAGGCGGTGGCCTTCGATGTCTGGGACAGCGTCATGGGTCGCGGCCCGCGCGCCTATCTGCATCGCGCCGCCGGCATGCTGCTGGCGTCGATCCTGTTCTGGGCGCTGGTGACGGTGTTCTATGCCCGCATTCTGCGCGCCGAGGGCAAGCTGACGGACCTGCGCGGCTGGGGCCGCATGTGGCAGGTGCATTTCGGCCGCATCGGTTTCATGCGCAAGATGATCCTGCCCTGGGCCGACTACTTCCGGCCCGGCTTCCACCCCTGGGATCACGACAACAGCCACTTCCTCGAGCAGATGGAAGAATTCGTCGTCGAAGTCGAGCGGCGCAGCGAGACCGCCGCCGCCTGAGGCAAGCATCGGCCGGCGGTTCCCGCCGCCGGTCCTTCGGGGTAGGCTGAGCGGATGATGGAGAGGGAGTTCCAGCATCTGCAGCATGCCTTTGCGGCGCATATCCGCGCGCCCGGCGAGCATGCGCGGCCGGAGCAGGTCGAAGAGCGCCGCATGCGCGTCTACCGCGAACTCGTGCACAGCACCGTATCCGGGCTGGTGGAGAATGCCTTCCCGGTGCTGCGAAGCATCCTGGGCGAAGAACGGTGGGAGGCGCTGATGCGTGCCTTCGTCGCGCAGCACGTGTGCAGCACCCCGCTCTTCCACGAGGTGCCCGGCGAGCTCGTCGCCTTCCTGGAGGCCGGCGAGGGCCTGCCCGCAGGCCTGCCCGATTTCACCACGGAACTGGCCCACTACGAGTGGGTGGAGCTGGCGCTGGCCGTCGATCCCGCCGAGGCCGAGCCGGCATTGGCGGATCCCAACGGCGATCTGCTTGCCGGTGTGCCGGTGCTGTCGCCGCTGGCCTGGCCGCTGGCCTACCGCTATCCCGTGCATCGCATCGCGCTCGACTTCCAGCCGGAAGCCCCGCCCGAGCAGCCGAGCTGGCTGCTGGCCCATCGCACGCGGGGCGACGAGGTGCGCTTCAATGTGCTCAACGCCGTGTCGGCGCGCCTGATCGCGCTGATCGCGACCGCCCCGGCGCCGGGGCGGTCGCTGCTGGAAGGAATCGCCACCGAGGCGGGACAGGCCGACAGCGCCCCCATTGTCGCGGAGGGCGCGAAGCAACTGCGCGCCTGGCGCGAGGCCGACATCCTGCTCGGTACGCGCCACGCCGAGCCCGAGCAGAAGATCCCCGGAGAAGATTCATGAAGGCGAATCGCGAGACACGTATCGGCATTCCGGGCATCGTCGCCACGGTGCTTGCCCTCGGCGTGGTTCCCGCCGCTGCATTGACGCCCTGCGGCGTGGAGGAGATCAGTTGGACCGCCCACGGCCAGAACTTCGATCCCAGCCAGACCCACGCCCCGGGCGGGCCATCACGCCCTGTTTCGGAAGATCGCGTGGCCGTGCGCTGGTGGCCCGACAGGGGGCAGGCCGAACTGCGATGGCAGCTTGGCACGCACTATCCCTTCGCCGCGGATTTCGAGTACCTGGAGCAGCTCAGCCTCGAGGACAGCGTGGTGACCGGTGTCGACGGCTTCCGCGCCCGCGAGGACAGTCTGCCGCCGGCGCGCCGTGCGGCGCGCTTCGCCGATCTGTGGCTGCGCGCGCCGCTGCTCTGGACCGGCGAGGAAGGCGGTCGCAGTCGCGAGATCAGCCTGGCCGGCACGCGCTGGACGCTGTCGGTGGCGCGCGATGCCGCCATGGGCGGCGACAGCGTGCCGCTGGTGGCGCGCGCCCGGGTGAGGAATCCGCCGGGCGGCACCGTGGAGCAGCGCGTGGCCTACGCCGACTGGCGCGACGTCGAGGGCCTGAGCATGCCGACGCGCGTGGAGGTCCGCCTCGACGGCAAGCTGCTGCGCCGCGAGCGGCTCGGCGACATTCGCGTGCGCCGCGCAGAGGTGGTGTCCGAGGATTGCGAACCGCCGCTGCGCCCGGAGTCGGCCGAGGCGCCTGTGTGGGTGCGCGGCCTGACGCACTGGGTGACGCGCCGGTTGGCCATGGGCGCCGGCGCCGAGGCGGATCAGACCGATAATGTCGCGTTGGAGCCGCTCGGTGAAGGAATCTTTCATGTAGTCGGCGGTAGCCACCACGCGCTGCTGATTGTCGACGAAGCGCAGCTGAGCCTGGTAGGTGCGCCGCTGCACCCGGGGCGCAGCGAGAAGCTGCTGCGCGAGCTCGGCGAGCGCTGGCCGGATCGGCCGTTGACGCGCGTCGTCGTCACGCACCATCACAACGACCACAGCGCGGGTCTGCGACCGCTGCTGGGTGAAGGCGTCACCCTCTATGTCGGCGCCGAGGCCGAAGCTTTCTTCGCCGAGGCGCTCGCTGACTTTCCCGACGATGCGGGCTTCAGCATGCAGGCGGTGGGGGCGCGTGAGCGCCTGGACGAGACGGAACGCAGCCTCACCCTGATCAACATCCCCAACGATCACGCCGCCGGTATGCTGGCCGTCCGCGTGGACGACGCCGGCCTGACCTATGTTTCGGATCTGTACTCGCCGGGGCGCGATGTGCAGAATCCGCTGCTGGCGCGACAGTTCCTGCGCGCGCTGGAGTGGCACGGACTGGCCAGCGGCACGCTGGTGGGCGCCCACGGCAGCGGCACCGAGCCCGTATCGGCGCTGGTGGAGTGGGTGAGGGCGCAGCAGGAGAGCGCCGACTAGGCCTTCGGCTCGGACGATTGGGCACGCGCGGCGGCCGAATGCAACTGGGCGGGGCACGCGGGACGTAATAGGCTCGCCTTCATCATTCAGAGGATCCCGCCGATGGCCGATTCCCAGCCGATTCACGACGCCGTGCGCGACTACTACAGCCGCGTGCTGTCCTCCTCCGCCGATCTGAAGACCAGCGCCTGCTGCACGGCCGACGCCATGCCGGGGTATCTGCGCGCGCTGCTGGCCAATGTCCACGACGAGGTCAAGGATCGTTACTACGGCTGTGGCACACCGGTGCCGCCGGCGCTGGCTGGTGCCACCGTGCTCGATCTCGGCTGCGGCACGGGGCGCGACGTCTACATGCTCGCCCAGCTTGTCGGGCCGGAAGGGCGCGTCATCGGTGTCGACATGACCGAGGAGCAGCTGGCCGTCGCGCGCCGCCATCAGGCCTGGCATGCGGACGCGCTGGGCTACGACAGTGTCGCATTCCACTACGGCACCATCGAGGATCTGGCCGCGGCCGGCATCAAGGACGCCTAGGTGGACCTGATTGTCAGCAACTGCGTGGTGAATCTCTCACCGGACAAGCCGCGCGTGCTGGCCGAGGCCTTCCGCGTGCTCAAGCCCGGTGGCGAGCTGTATTTCTCCGATGTGTTCGCTGATCGCCGCGTGCCGGAGCATCTCGCGGCTGATCCGGTGCTGCTCGGAGAATGCCTGGGCGGGGCGCTCTACGGCGAGGACTTCCGCCGCATCATGGCCGGCATCGGCTGTGCTGACGTGCGCACCGTGTCGAGCACGCCCATCGAGCTGCACGACGAGGCCATTCACCACAAGATCGGTCACGTCGGCCTCAGCTCGCGCACCATTCGCGCCTTCAAGCTGGATCTCGAGGACCGCTGCGAGGACTACGGCCAGGTGGCCACCTACAAGGGCACCATCAGCGAAGCCCCGCACGCCTTCGTCCTCGACGACCATCACCGCCTGGAGGCGGGGCGGCCCATGCTCGTCTGCGGCAACACCGCCGACATGCTGGCCAGGACCCGCTACGCCCCGCACTTCGAGGTAACCGGCGACAAGTCCGTGCATTTCGGGCTCTTCGACTGCGCCAGCCCGGCACCGACAACGGCCAGCAGCGGCGCCGCCTGCTGCTAGGGCGTCATCAGCGCGCCAGTTCGGGGAAGTTCTCCGGGCGATTGAGGCGCCAGTCGTATTCGATGAAGTCGATGGCGCTGGTGCTGCGGATCTTCTCGGCGGTGGGGGCATCGGCAAAGCGCAGCAGCCAGTCGCGGATAGCGTCGGCCTCGGCGCGATAGTCCGCCGCGTACCACTCGAAGAGCTGCGTCAGCAGCAGCGTGTCGCCGTCGCGCTGCAGGTGATAGGGCGTGCTCAGCGCGCGGCGGGTGTTCTCGTCCAGCAGGGCATCGACGTTGTCGGCCGTGTAGATTCCGCTTCGCAGCGGCGGGCAGCCGACCGAAGCGCAGTTGACGGCGAAGTGCACGCGCGCGTCCTTCCAGCCGCGCTCGGCATAGTCGTCGCCGAGCAGGACCCCCTTCTCGATGTTGTCGAGGCTGTAGTTTCGCCCGCCGACGGCGAACAGTTTGCGGCTGAAGACCTTGTAGGGATTGAAGAAGCTGCCGTATTCCTTGACGCTATCTACCGGGGCGCCGTTGATCGGATTCTCCAGAATGTGCTGGAGCATGAAGAAGTTGTAGGCGTTGATCCAGAAGGCGGTGGCGGCCAGGCGGTCTTCCAGCTGCTCGGGATCAAATTCAGCCAGCGCTTCCTTTTGCTTCCCGAGCCGCTCGTCGGTAGCCGGGTCGGCCATCGCCGCGTCGTAGTCGAAGGCAGAGACCAGTCCGCCACCGTCCAACTTCTTTTCGATGAGATGGGCATCGAGGATCTGTTGGTAGGGCGCGTACAAGCCTTCGAGATCGGGGGCGTCGGCGGCCGGAAGTGTTGTCGGCAGAAGCAGGGCCGTCGTCAAGCCGGTGGAGCGAAGAAAAGCGCGCATAGATATCTTCCCTTTGGAACCACCTTGCAGTGTGTGCTCGCCCGGGCGACTTCACCAGCGGTGACGATCCGTGTTTCATGCGCGTATGGCTGTTCGCCTACGGCATTGGCATCCGGAAAGCATGTGCAATCGTCTGGACTGGTGGCGACACGCGGATCGGGGCCCCAAGCTTTCCGGCCTATCAAGAAAAGGGGATCATCGAATGCAGGCACGAATGCAGGATATCTGGAAGAGTTATCGCAGCCTCCCGACGTGGGTGCAGATCTGGGTGGCGCTGATCCTGGTGCCGGTCAACGCCGCCGCCTTCTTCCTGCTCGATACCTGGCTCGGCGTGGCCACAGCGATTGCCGCGATCTTCGTCGTGCTGACGAACGCGCCCATCATGTGGGTCTGTCGCGGCATGAGCCGGCTGATGTCGGTGCCGCACCTCTTTGCCTGGATTCCGCTGCAGATCCTCATCCCCATTCGCCTGGCCGAGATGGTGGGCAGCCGACCCGTCTCCGATGCGGAATGGGCCTTCGGCATCGCTCTTTTCGTGATCAACGGCATCTCGCTGGTCTTCGATGTGATCGATTCCTTCCGTTGGCTGCGTGGTGAGCGTGAGGTGCCAGGCCTGGAGTGACGGGCGATTCGGCAGTGGGCTGCCCAGCGCTCATTGATCGCGCGACAGCAGCCCGAGGTTGGCGACCACGAAGGGTGTGACGATGTTCATCGCCACCTGCAGCCAGGTCAGCCCGCCGAAACTGCCCGACACTAGCGCCGGACCCTGGTTGACGGCGGTCAACCAGGTACCGACGGCCAGTGCGATCGCGCCCGTACGCCGCAGATGCGGCGGGTGCAGCATCCGCCCAATGGTGCGCCGCGCGCTCACCCCGCGGACTTGCGACCGTCCCAGGCCAGCAGTGTGTCGTGCTTACGCAGCCAGAAAAGCGCGATGCAGGCTGCCAGCATCGGCCAGGCGGCGAAGAAGAGCAGGTTGTTGAAGGCGTCGAAGTACTGAGCGTAGCTCGACAGCGTCGATACGGCGTGCATCGCCAGCACGAGGCCGTAGGTCACGGTCCGGAAGGCTCCGGCCAGGAAAGCCAGCACGACCACGAGCTGTAGCAGGCCGATCATCATGAGCGCCGCAGCGCCGGCGCCTTCGATGCCGTAGAAATTCGCAAATACCGCACCGGCGTGGTCCGGGTTGATCAGCTTGTCGATGGTCCACATGACCATCACGATGAATATGCCGAGGCGCAGCAGCAGCAGGCTGCCGCGCAGCGCGGTGGCATCGACTTCGATCTTCAAAGTTTGTCCTCGCGGCGGTTTTCTGGCTTTGTACTGCGAAACCCAGGCTGGCCCCTCTGCGCCCGGCTGACCAGTGCTGAGCGTACGACCCGTATGCGCCGGCGTCCCGGGAAATCGTCGGGGGGCGCGCGGGGACTTCGGACGCGTGGGCAGCTTCGACGGACGCCCGGCAGTGGGTTTGCCGGCAGCCGCCGGGTAGCATGCTGGCAATTGCACGCCAACAAGGAGCCCTCGGCATGAACCGGGCCCGCTGGATTCTCGTTCTCGTCATTCTCGCCGCCATCGCGAGCTACTTCTTCCTCGATCTCGGCCGCTTCCTCAGCTTCGAGCGTCTGCAGGACGCGCGCGGCGATATCGTGGCCGCGCGTGACGCCGCGCCCATTCTCTTCTCGGCCGGCTATTTCCTGATCTACGTGGTGGTTACGGCGCTTTCGCTGCCGGGCGCAGCGATCATGACGCTGGCGGGCGGTGCGGTCTTCGGTCTCGGCTGGGGTCTGCTGCTGGTGAGCTTTGCCTC of Algiphilus aromaticivorans DG1253 contains these proteins:
- a CDS encoding alpha/beta fold hydrolase — protein: MADSGSIGDYRELAAWQWTDSDGITIRGRRREAADGAATLHWLSGNGFCGGVYWPFLRQLDARFGLITHDMGGHGESDPVEQFVGVSRTVERVQAGFGQLAPSKPRVAIGHSFGAALSLRSVARGLIDCDALVLLDPIILPTRYWLATKASGKLRRNPMAQAARRRRAVWESADAARERLRGRGIYKGWRDEALDAFISHATCDTAEGRALVCAPELEAQIFENPLYLWRDIPKLDVPTLYVYGEKSYFFLAPSARRVRKRHAQTTVQALPGGHCFMLEDPESSAQFVSDWLGEVLPSG
- a CDS encoding alkaline phosphatase PhoX, whose product is MTVRQAIPLSRRRLLQGAAASASVAAFAQALSGCSSDGGIDTGTGGGDGPSLARLGPLQEADENGLMLPEGFTATAIATANRLVPGTNLLWHTDPDGGATYATDDGGWIYVCNREFLPGGVNALRFNAEGEVVDGYNILSGLRSRINCAGGKTPWNTWLSGEEYGLGNLWECDPFGEEGATRLRALGTFKHEAAAVDPATNIVYETEDESDGRFYRFIPDSPNVGGRPDLSSGRLQVMRVLIDVDTLGSPERDVTSKPFAVDWLDVPNPNPVLGGVLVGAPTREQVPESTRFRGGEGIWYHNGQIFFTTKSDRRVWAHDIASESVRVIYDDDWFEDPILDSVDNIVVTPGGDVVVAEDKTGEQDMVAIRPNGELVHMLRLTGHDASELTGPAFSPDGRHFFFNSQRGTSASGPGQGGITYRVSGLWFG
- a CDS encoding AraC family transcriptional regulator, whose product is MRQYPAMADDTQAAVAHRPAEDLLSTILRAYNLRAGIYEHPSVCGDYQFGTAGDGNAGFHLLGSGSCWVHLTQGEPIQLHAGDLIVLPHDSWHVLRPNDEPPDDRGMRQTQDGDGVFTSLLCGHFDFDSGRRNPILDALPETVVIRAADAGDRLKHLARLMLIEVETHDPGHAPVLDRLADTLFVMVVRHHVYFSGAEQRGLIAALADPRLRKALDAMHQRPAESWTLERLASEAAMSRSVFAQRFNEVVGSTPIDYLTRWRMVQAERMLRDPRASVAGVMEEVGYQTEAAFRKAFKRVHGYGPGRLRRLFRRAAGG
- a CDS encoding HvfX family Cu-binding RiPP maturation protein; translated protein: MTLLRKLQSLPDATRGLDFLAPLALRLYLAPVFWMAGTNKLDGLLPNENAVAWFGNPDWGLGLPAPFLMAFLAAWTEVLGALALLVGLAVRWFAMPLMAVMLVAAFAVHWENGWQAVADPALCLFNCEAAQEAVTRLDAAKSILREHGNYSWLTGQGNFVISNNGIEWAATYFAMLLSLFFMGAGRYLSVDYYIRKSVGHVSEY
- a CDS encoding HvfA family oxazolone/thioamide-modified RiPP metallophore, coding for MSNKTHSRLSSFAATVGGAAFLASTAASAGVSFQSTELGSGYQNGSAPIELADAHGKSGEGKCGEGKCGESKGHDKGAEGKCGEGKCGESKGADKKSGEGKCGEGKCGS
- a CDS encoding HvfB family MNIO-type RiPP peptide maturase; amino-acid sequence: MPKSLHHASVQGTGVGLRRALMGPLADATTDAPAFLETAPENWMGIGGALGRKFRSFTERYPFVTHGLSLDIGGPRALDEGHVRGIRDFLDTHGIADYSEHLSYTGDHGHLYDLMPIPFTEEAVDYVAARVRRVQELLDRRIALENVSYYAAPGADMAEHEFITAVLERADCDLLLDVNNVFVNSINAGYDPVAFLDRLPLERVRYLHVAGHWTEDDNLRIDTHGAPVCDEVFALLDAVYARLGPVPTLLERDFNIPPWPELHAEMMAIEARRRAVLPEAEKLAR
- a CDS encoding metal-dependent hydrolase, with the translated sequence MATNIMPERRDLDFSLPAERISDWNGGSVHLSQFMNTLSLFFPEGERMFIEAVRAQRDRITDPELRKAVTAFIGQEAMHGREHEAYNEAIFAAVPAAHGMERFVSRFLMRLRGRASNTHLLSVTIALEHFTAIMAHGLLSEPRILENAEPHFAAIWNWHALEETEHKAVAFDVWDSVMGRGPRAYLHRAAGMLLASILFWALVTVFYARILRAEGKLTDLRGWGRMWQVHFGRIGFMRKMILPWADYFRPGFHPWDHDNSHFLEQMEEFVVEVERRSETAAA
- a CDS encoding HvfC family RiPP maturation protein, encoding MMEREFQHLQHAFAAHIRAPGEHARPEQVEERRMRVYRELVHSTVSGLVENAFPVLRSILGEERWEALMRAFVAQHVCSTPLFHEVPGELVAFLEAGEGLPAGLPDFTTELAHYEWVELALAVDPAEAEPALADPNGDLLAGVPVLSPLAWPLAYRYPVHRIALDFQPEAPPEQPSWLLAHRTRGDEVRFNVLNAVSARLIALIATAPAPGRSLLEGIATEAGQADSAPIVAEGAKQLRAWREADILLGTRHAEPEQKIPGEDS
- a CDS encoding MBL fold metallo-hydrolase, whose amino-acid sequence is MKANRETRIGIPGIVATVLALGVVPAAALTPCGVEEISWTAHGQNFDPSQTHAPGGPSRPVSEDRVAVRWWPDRGQAELRWQLGTHYPFAADFEYLEQLSLEDSVVTGVDGFRAREDSLPPARRAARFADLWLRAPLLWTGEEGGRSREISLAGTRWTLSVARDAAMGGDSVPLVARARVRNPPGGTVEQRVAYADWRDVEGLSMPTRVEVRLDGKLLRRERLGDIRVRRAEVVSEDCEPPLRPESAEAPVWVRGLTHWVTRRLAMGAGAEADQTDNVALEPLGEGIFHVVGGSHHALLIVDEAQLSLVGAPLHPGRSEKLLRELGERWPDRPLTRVVVTHHHNDHSAGLRPLLGEGVTLYVGAEAEAFFAEALADFPDDAGFSMQAVGARERLDETERSLTLINIPNDHAAGMLAVRVDDAGLTYVSDLYSPGRDVQNPLLARQFLRALEWHGLASGTLVGAHGSGTEPVSALVEWVRAQQESAD